From the Clostridium sp. Marseille-P299 genome, one window contains:
- the dapB gene encoding 4-hydroxy-tetrahydrodipicolinate reductase produces the protein MTRIIMVGCNGKMGQVISNLVNEDESVQIVAGVDVFDDGRNDYPVFKNIGECLIEADAIIDFSSPKGLDLLLDVAIKRQLPIVLCTTGYSDEQLEQVKEASEQIAILRSANMSLGVNALLKLVKTAARILTEADFDIEIVEKHHNQKVDAPSGTALALADAMNEALKNEYSYTYDRSKDRKKREKKEIGISAVRGGNIVGEHEVIFAGTDEVIEFKHTAYSKAIFGKGAISAAKFLVNKAPGMYHMQDVIG, from the coding sequence ATGACACGTATAATCATGGTAGGCTGCAATGGAAAAATGGGGCAGGTTATTTCAAATTTAGTAAACGAGGATGAATCCGTGCAGATTGTTGCAGGAGTTGATGTATTTGATGATGGTAGAAATGATTATCCAGTATTTAAAAACATTGGAGAATGTCTAATAGAGGCGGATGCTATTATAGATTTTTCATCTCCAAAAGGTTTGGATTTACTTCTAGATGTTGCAATCAAAAGACAACTTCCAATCGTATTATGTACAACTGGATATTCAGATGAGCAATTAGAGCAAGTTAAGGAAGCATCAGAGCAGATTGCAATCTTACGTTCTGCAAACATGTCCCTTGGCGTAAATGCTTTATTAAAATTAGTAAAGACTGCGGCTAGAATTCTAACAGAAGCAGACTTTGATATTGAAATCGTTGAAAAGCATCATAATCAAAAGGTGGATGCACCATCTGGAACTGCATTAGCGCTTGCAGATGCCATGAACGAAGCATTAAAAAATGAATATTCATATACGTATGATAGATCTAAGGATCGTAAAAAACGTGAGAAAAAAGAGATTGGTATTTCTGCTGTTCGTGGTGGAAACATCGTTGGTGAGCATGAAGTGATTTTTGCTGGAACGGATGAAGTTATTGAATTCAAGCATACTGCATATTCAAAAGCTATCTTTGGAAAAGGTGCAATTTCTGCTGCGAAATTCTTAGTGAATAAAGCACCAGGAATGTACCACATGCAGGATGTTATTGGTTAA
- a CDS encoding DUF4340 domain-containing protein gives MAKKKKRKNAQTLIALVGLLIVMIVAYILLIQHNKKEEQALEEEEDTSISLNEIEESDIKEMHISNNSWDFTLVNEDEIWSLKGEEAFPLDQDAASTLANKMASLTATKQVMEDAEDLSDYGLDSPEITVTITKADDSVLTLKIGNQLAIDSGYYATLDDDNTVYVVEALVRNTFVKGKSDLMAFEELPTLSTDLITGIKVDGSQFSNFSLINDTNNKDDFSGSFLYPWYISGYYKENANADLTAVTELLSNYVSISFKEGIDYKKENLEQYGLDTPKDALTISYREEEDGDVKELTLYLGNQDEQGNYYVRLEGSSRTYTMSASSVTNLFDVDVFSITSKTTNMVGIDSISNFSVSTGSDSHLYTVDKKTSTDDDGNETTTDVFGVDGVTYDDDTSFRSFYQSIIGLSVDGILPENATVSDDAVLHISFQLKDENASGSRTYTVEYLPYDADNYAVRTNDKILFTISKDKITNVIDTINNFNSTKDTTE, from the coding sequence ATGGCTAAGAAAAAGAAGAGGAAGAATGCACAAACCTTGATTGCCTTAGTAGGTTTATTGATTGTTATGATCGTAGCTTATATTCTTCTAATTCAACATAATAAGAAAGAAGAGCAGGCATTAGAAGAGGAAGAGGATACTTCAATTTCTTTGAATGAAATAGAAGAGTCAGATATAAAAGAAATGCATATATCCAATAACTCCTGGGATTTTACCTTAGTAAATGAAGATGAAATATGGAGTCTAAAAGGTGAAGAAGCATTTCCACTGGATCAAGATGCAGCGTCTACTTTAGCAAATAAAATGGCATCTCTAACAGCGACAAAGCAAGTGATGGAAGATGCTGAGGATTTATCTGATTATGGACTAGATTCACCAGAGATTACTGTAACCATAACCAAAGCAGATGATTCAGTATTGACTTTAAAAATTGGTAATCAACTAGCGATTGATAGTGGTTATTATGCTACCTTAGATGATGACAATACGGTTTATGTTGTTGAAGCATTGGTACGTAATACATTTGTCAAAGGTAAAAGTGATCTTATGGCATTTGAAGAATTGCCTACTTTAAGCACAGACCTTATTACGGGAATAAAGGTAGATGGTTCTCAATTTTCCAACTTTTCTTTAATAAATGATACAAATAATAAAGATGACTTTTCAGGAAGTTTCTTATATCCATGGTATATATCTGGATATTATAAAGAAAATGCCAATGCAGATTTAACAGCCGTAACTGAATTACTCTCAAATTATGTAAGCATTTCCTTTAAAGAAGGAATTGATTATAAAAAAGAAAATTTAGAACAGTATGGGCTAGACACACCAAAAGATGCATTAACCATTTCGTATCGTGAAGAAGAAGATGGAGATGTAAAAGAGTTAACTCTTTATCTTGGAAATCAAGATGAACAAGGAAATTATTATGTGAGACTCGAGGGCTCTTCTCGTACTTACACAATGTCTGCTAGTAGTGTAACTAACCTATTTGATGTAGATGTATTTTCAATAACATCGAAAACAACCAATATGGTAGGCATTGACTCGATATCTAATTTTTCAGTTAGTACAGGTTCCGATAGCCATTTATATACGGTAGATAAGAAAACTAGCACGGATGATGATGGAAATGAAACTACGACAGATGTCTTTGGGGTTGATGGTGTAACTTATGATGATGACACTAGTTTTAGAAGTTTTTATCAAAGTATCATCGGATTATCGGTAGATGGTATCTTGCCAGAAAATGCAACAGTATCCGATGATGCAGTGCTTCATATCTCATTTCAGCTAAAGGATGAAAATGCTTCGGGAAGTAGAACCTATACCGTTGAATATTTGCCATACGACGCTGATAACTATGCAGTAAGAACCAATGATAAGATACTTTTTACTATAAGTAAAGATAAGATAACAAATGTAATTGATACAATTAATAACTTTAATAGCACAAAGGATACTACGGAATAG
- the dapA gene encoding 4-hydroxy-tetrahydrodipicolinate synthase, with the protein MAIFTGAGVAIITPMKANGDVNYDKLGEILDFQINNGTDSIIICGTTGEASTLTHEEHLESIRFTVDYVNKRVPVIAGTGSNCTNTAMYLTKEAYNVGADAVLVVTPYYNKATQKGLIGHFTDIAKSADIPVVLYNVPSRTGCNILPETAAYLAKNVDTIVAMKDATGDISQVANTVLLSEGNLDLYSGNDDQIVPLLSLGGKGVISVLSNVAPRDTHDIVAKYLSGDTQGSLELQIKYLPLIHALFSEVNPIPVKMAMNLMGMEVGPLRKPLTEMEEVHAEVLKKELIKLGLVR; encoded by the coding sequence ATGGCTATTTTTACAGGAGCTGGTGTTGCGATTATTACACCAATGAAGGCAAACGGAGATGTTAACTATGATAAGTTAGGTGAAATCCTTGATTTTCAAATTAACAATGGGACAGATAGTATAATTATATGTGGTACAACTGGAGAGGCTTCTACATTAACACATGAGGAGCATCTAGAAAGTATCCGTTTTACCGTAGATTATGTTAATAAAAGAGTGCCTGTTATCGCAGGTACAGGATCAAATTGTACAAATACAGCAATGTATTTAACGAAAGAGGCATATAACGTTGGAGCAGATGCAGTTTTAGTGGTTACTCCATATTATAATAAGGCAACACAAAAAGGGTTAATTGGACATTTTACGGATATTGCAAAATCTGCTGATATACCGGTAGTTCTTTACAATGTACCAAGTAGAACAGGATGCAATATTTTACCAGAAACTGCAGCATACTTAGCAAAGAACGTTGATACGATTGTTGCTATGAAGGATGCAACAGGTGATATATCCCAGGTTGCTAATACTGTATTACTTTCCGAAGGAAACTTAGATTTATATTCAGGAAATGATGATCAAATCGTACCTCTATTATCATTAGGAGGAAAAGGTGTTATCTCTGTATTATCAAATGTGGCACCAAGAGATACCCATGATATCGTGGCTAAATATTTATCAGGGGATACCCAAGGTAGTTTAGAGTTACAGATAAAATATTTACCTCTTATCCATGCTTTGTTTAGCGAGGTAAATCCAATTCCAGTAAAAATGGCAATGAATCTTATGGGAATGGAAGTAGGTCCACTTAGAAAACCATTGACAGAAATGGAAGAAGTACACGCAGAAGTACTAAAGAAAGAACTTATTAAATTAGGCTTAGTGAGATAA
- a CDS encoding trypsin-like peptidase domain-containing protein has protein sequence MEKSKKIRNICKFGFGIMILMLCLNYRWNFVYASSADETVAMNKESLVMYIGSSEQLKVNGSSGVFVWESLDKEVASVDENGNVTAVGIGNTHIIAKGYPKSYICYVIVKEPEINKKAVTVYPNGITEQLNINGIKDETIVWKSENEKIAKVTSLGEVIGISVGKTKVVAKVGSESYFCDITVKEPYISEKKIDVKVGENHSISVMGSKGKVTYKTADKSIATVTQDGTIVGVNEGNTSVVAIYNGIKYYTKVTVTQSRLNTDTEEVWMNKAKVITITLKNRQKNEDISIEDSKGIIDIKRGNWKGDTISLTLTPKKDGMTDLIIKRKDSNDILKIKVHVSVRRLLTAEEIYKQYVNASVSIISYDAVGDEKTGSGFFIDSGVLVTNYHVIEYANNIEVVDINGKNYEVKGIYDYDVTSDLALLEVEKTNDAIFYINSEVVKTGETIYTFGSPVKYIGTISEGMISYANRVLEGVHYIQITAPISQSSGGGPLINCYGEVIGINTLTVPSAQNINLSVKIGYLKRLNLKNKREIEKFYEENKDKVMDTGFIEIIIG, from the coding sequence ATGGAGAAGAGTAAGAAAATCAGAAATATATGTAAGTTTGGCTTTGGTATAATGATTTTAATGCTGTGTTTAAATTATCGATGGAATTTCGTATATGCATCATCAGCAGATGAAACAGTGGCCATGAATAAGGAAAGTCTTGTAATGTACATAGGTAGCAGTGAACAGTTAAAAGTAAATGGCAGTTCTGGAGTTTTTGTATGGGAGAGTTTGGACAAAGAGGTAGCTTCTGTTGATGAGAATGGGAACGTTACAGCTGTAGGAATTGGAAATACACATATCATAGCCAAAGGATATCCAAAATCTTATATCTGTTATGTAATTGTAAAAGAACCAGAAATTAATAAAAAGGCGGTTACCGTATATCCAAATGGTATCACAGAGCAGTTAAATATTAATGGAATAAAGGATGAAACCATTGTATGGAAGTCTGAGAACGAAAAAATTGCAAAAGTAACTAGCTTAGGAGAAGTCATTGGAATATCCGTAGGCAAAACTAAAGTGGTTGCAAAAGTTGGAAGTGAAAGCTATTTTTGTGATATTACCGTAAAAGAACCATATATTAGTGAAAAGAAAATAGATGTAAAAGTAGGAGAAAATCATAGTATTTCTGTTATGGGGAGTAAGGGAAAAGTTACTTATAAAACAGCAGATAAGTCCATTGCTACAGTAACACAAGATGGGACCATTGTGGGCGTGAATGAAGGAAACACAAGTGTTGTGGCAATCTATAATGGCATTAAATACTATACAAAAGTTACAGTTACACAATCGCGTTTAAATACGGATACTGAAGAAGTATGGATGAATAAAGCTAAAGTAATCACCATTACACTAAAAAACCGACAAAAAAATGAAGATATTAGTATTGAAGATTCGAAAGGAATTATTGATATAAAACGAGGAAATTGGAAGGGAGATACGATTTCTCTAACTTTAACTCCTAAGAAGGATGGAATGACGGATCTTATTATAAAACGAAAAGATAGCAATGATATTTTAAAGATTAAAGTTCATGTTTCAGTACGTCGTCTTTTAACCGCAGAAGAAATATATAAGCAATATGTAAATGCGAGTGTTTCAATTATCTCCTATGATGCAGTTGGAGATGAAAAAACAGGTTCTGGATTTTTCATCGATTCCGGTGTATTAGTTACGAATTATCATGTGATAGAATATGCGAATAATATTGAAGTCGTAGACATAAACGGGAAAAACTATGAAGTCAAAGGGATATATGATTATGATGTAACGAGTGATTTGGCTTTGCTTGAGGTAGAGAAAACAAATGATGCTATATTCTATATAAATAGTGAGGTGGTTAAAACTGGTGAGACTATTTATACATTCGGTAGCCCAGTAAAATATATTGGAACTATTTCAGAGGGAATGATATCGTATGCAAATCGCGTTTTGGAAGGTGTGCACTATATTCAGATTACAGCTCCAATATCGCAAAGTAGCGGAGGCGGTCCATTGATCAATTGTTATGGTGAGGTAATTGGTATAAATACGCTGACCGTACCGTCTGCTCAAAATATTAATTTATCTGTAAAGATAGGGTATTTAAAACGTCTAAACTTGAAAAATAAGCGAGAAATTGAAAAGTTCTATGAAGAAAATAAAGATAAAGTAATGGATACAGGATTCATTGAAATAATTATTGGATAG
- the typA gene encoding translational GTPase TypA: protein MKMTREDVRNIAIIAHVDHGKTTLVDQLLKQSGVFRTNQVVEERVMDSNDIEKERGITILSKNTAVSYNGVKINIIDTPGHADFGGEVERVLKMVNGVVLVVDAFEGAMPQTKFVLKKALELNLPVIVCINKIDRPEARPREVIDEVLELFIDLDANEEQLECPFVFASAKSGVAILELGDTPQNMQPLFETIIDYIPAPEGDAEAGTQVLISTIDYNEYVGRIGVGKVDNGVIKVNQDVVIVNAHEPEKSRKVKINKLYEYEGLKKVEVQEATVGSIVAISGISDIHIGDTICSPENPVAIPFQKISEPTIAMHFLVNDSPLAGQEGKFVTSRHLRERLFRELNTDVSLRVEETETTESYKVSGRGELHLSVLIENMRREGFEFAVSKAEVLYKQDENGHKLEPMERAYIDIPEEFAGSVIEKLSSRKGELLGMSTANGGYTRLEFSIPARGLIGYRGEFMTDTKGNGIINTSFDGYAPFKGEIQYRKQGSLIAYESGEAITYGLYNAQERGTLFIGAGEKVYSGMVIGQNGKTEDVEVNVCKRKQLSNTRSSGSDDALRLSPPRVLSLEQSLEFIDTDELLEVTPKSLRIRKKILDPTLRKRANRK from the coding sequence ATGAAAATGACACGTGAAGATGTAAGAAATATCGCAATTATAGCACACGTTGACCATGGAAAAACTACACTTGTAGACCAATTGTTAAAACAAAGTGGTGTATTTCGTACGAACCAAGTTGTAGAAGAACGAGTTATGGATTCCAATGATATTGAAAAGGAACGTGGAATAACTATTCTATCAAAAAATACTGCTGTTTCCTACAATGGAGTTAAAATTAATATTATTGATACTCCTGGACATGCAGATTTTGGTGGTGAAGTAGAACGTGTTCTTAAAATGGTTAATGGAGTTGTTCTTGTTGTCGATGCTTTTGAAGGTGCGATGCCACAGACCAAATTCGTATTAAAAAAAGCATTAGAACTTAATTTACCAGTTATTGTATGTATTAATAAAATCGATCGTCCTGAGGCTAGACCTAGAGAAGTTATCGATGAAGTTCTTGAACTTTTCATTGACTTAGATGCAAATGAAGAACAATTAGAATGTCCATTCGTATTCGCATCTGCAAAATCTGGTGTTGCAATTTTAGAATTGGGTGATACTCCTCAAAATATGCAACCTTTATTTGAAACAATTATTGACTATATTCCTGCTCCTGAAGGCGATGCTGAAGCTGGTACTCAAGTTTTAATTAGTACAATTGATTACAATGAATATGTTGGTCGTATTGGTGTTGGTAAAGTAGATAATGGTGTTATAAAAGTAAATCAGGATGTTGTTATTGTAAATGCTCACGAACCAGAAAAGAGTCGTAAAGTAAAAATTAATAAGTTATACGAATATGAAGGATTAAAAAAGGTTGAAGTACAAGAAGCAACTGTTGGATCAATTGTAGCAATTTCCGGTATTTCCGATATCCATATTGGTGATACAATCTGCTCTCCTGAAAATCCAGTTGCAATTCCATTCCAAAAAATATCAGAGCCAACAATTGCAATGCATTTCCTTGTAAATGACAGCCCACTTGCTGGACAAGAAGGTAAGTTTGTAACTTCAAGACATCTTCGTGAGAGATTATTCCGCGAACTTAATACCGATGTAAGTTTACGAGTTGAAGAAACAGAAACAACAGAAAGTTACAAAGTATCTGGCCGTGGTGAATTGCATCTTTCCGTTTTAATTGAAAATATGCGCCGTGAAGGTTTTGAATTTGCTGTAAGTAAAGCTGAAGTACTTTATAAACAAGATGAAAATGGACATAAATTAGAGCCAATGGAACGTGCTTATATTGATATTCCAGAAGAATTTGCTGGTAGTGTAATTGAAAAACTCTCCAGTCGTAAAGGTGAATTACTCGGTATGTCTACTGCAAATGGTGGATATACTCGTTTAGAGTTCTCAATCCCTGCAAGAGGTCTTATCGGTTACCGTGGCGAATTTATGACAGATACTAAGGGTAACGGTATCATCAATACTTCTTTTGATGGTTATGCTCCTTTTAAAGGCGAAATTCAGTATCGTAAACAAGGTAGCTTAATTGCTTATGAAAGTGGTGAAGCAATTACCTATGGTTTATACAATGCTCAAGAACGTGGAACCTTATTTATTGGAGCTGGTGAAAAAGTATACAGCGGTATGGTTATTGGCCAGAATGGTAAAACCGAAGACGTAGAGGTAAATGTATGTAAACGTAAACAATTATCAAATACTCGTTCTTCTGGTTCTGATGACGCATTACGTTTATCACCTCCTAGAGTTTTAAGCTTAGAGCAATCTCTTGAATTTATCGATACCGATGAATTATTAGAAGTTACTCCTAAGAGCTTACGTATCCGTAAAAAGATTCTTGATCCTACATTACGTAAGAGAGCGAATAGAAAATAG
- a CDS encoding ABC transporter ATP-binding protein — MIEVKNLVKKYGNHVAVDHLSFTVEKGQILGFLGPNGAGKSTTMNMITGYISATEGTVCINGYDIYEEPEEAKKCIGYLPELPPVYPDMTVREYLKFVADIKKVEKSKKKQMLQDIMERIQIADVADRLIKHLSKGYKQRVGLAQALVGYPEVIILDEPTVGLDPMQIIEIRDLIKELAREHTVILSSHILSEVSAVCDSVMIINKGKLIVRDEPDQLSKHLKRTGELDLEIKGKKEVIEEALKDITNIDSIQYKEETKEGLLPVHILTAGEDDVREEVFYALAKAECPIYSMKGSSMSLEDVFLELTKSEKSSEKLSELSYEKTSENEEDDTKSNLNNIDNEEETKDVSDL, encoded by the coding sequence TTGATAGAAGTAAAGAATTTAGTGAAAAAATACGGCAATCATGTAGCAGTAGATCATCTAAGCTTTACCGTTGAAAAGGGACAAATATTAGGATTTTTAGGTCCAAATGGAGCAGGAAAGTCAACTACTATGAATATGATAACCGGCTATATTTCTGCGACCGAAGGAACGGTTTGTATCAATGGTTATGACATCTATGAGGAGCCAGAGGAAGCTAAAAAGTGTATTGGCTATTTACCAGAGTTACCCCCAGTATATCCGGATATGACAGTAAGAGAGTATTTAAAATTTGTTGCGGATATTAAAAAGGTTGAAAAAAGTAAAAAGAAACAGATGCTACAAGACATAATGGAGCGAATTCAAATTGCTGATGTAGCGGATCGATTAATAAAACATTTATCCAAAGGTTATAAGCAAAGAGTTGGACTTGCTCAAGCTTTAGTAGGATACCCAGAAGTTATTATTTTAGATGAGCCTACCGTTGGCCTTGATCCAATGCAAATCATTGAAATAAGAGATTTAATTAAAGAATTAGCAAGGGAACATACAGTAATTTTAAGCTCTCATATACTTTCAGAAGTAAGTGCTGTTTGTGACTCTGTAATGATTATCAATAAGGGAAAATTAATTGTTAGAGATGAACCGGACCAGTTATCAAAACATTTAAAACGTACCGGTGAATTGGATTTAGAGATAAAAGGAAAGAAAGAAGTTATTGAGGAAGCATTAAAAGATATTACTAACATTGATTCAATTCAATACAAAGAAGAAACAAAAGAAGGATTACTTCCAGTTCATATTTTAACTGCAGGTGAAGATGATGTAAGGGAAGAAGTATTTTATGCATTGGCGAAAGCAGAATGTCCGATTTATTCAATGAAAGGATCATCCATGTCATTAGAGGATGTATTCCTTGAACTTACGAAGTCTGAAAAATCATCTGAAAAACTATCTGAACTATCATATGAAAAAACGTCTGAGAATGAAGAAGATGATACTAAAAGTAATCTAAATAATATTGATAATGAGGAGGAAACGAAAGATGTTAGCGATTTATAA
- a CDS encoding GldG family protein: MKREFEDKNDMMQEENIKKNSSHHTDKIKNSFRSKKFKGGAYATSLSAIMIVLVVVINLFFSELNIKIDLTADAKNSLTDETVEMIKNLDDKITIYYLAQSGTEIEQFKNILENYEKVNDNIKLVYKDPVKYPKFASQYVEDEITEQSLLIVNESNNRAKYLDYGDLVVAEMDYTTYQSTVTGIDVEGRVDAAIQYVTNENLPKIYAVAGHGETSTTSTMTSLLSKENIEISSINTLTSEEIPEDCDVLFINQPQSDYTEEEVELIKNYFENGGDAIISVDYTTSELPNFISLINSYGVNVVKGIVLEGDANYRRGNYVNELVPDISTHSFTEGIKNKKFIVAPVSTGLTIAQDKDETITVTPILSTSDKAYSKTDYNSTTSSKEKNDVDGPFYLGLEVKKGSDENEMRLAIYSGKYMFDDSYLSTNVFGNQDLLINTVNDLAEQENTVSIRVTSLSDESLVMTSAEKNRNGAIVTFIIPLAFIITGVGVTIQRRRK; the protein is encoded by the coding sequence ATGAAACGTGAATTTGAAGATAAGAATGATATGATGCAAGAAGAAAATATCAAAAAAAATAGTTCACATCATACAGATAAGATTAAAAATTCTTTTCGAAGTAAAAAGTTTAAAGGTGGAGCATATGCAACTAGCTTATCTGCAATTATGATTGTTTTAGTCGTTGTCATCAATCTATTTTTTTCTGAACTTAATATAAAAATCGATTTGACAGCGGATGCAAAGAATTCCTTAACAGATGAAACCGTAGAGATGATTAAGAATTTAGATGATAAAATAACCATCTATTACTTAGCACAAAGTGGAACGGAAATTGAACAATTTAAGAATATTCTAGAAAATTATGAAAAAGTAAATGATAACATAAAGCTTGTATATAAAGATCCAGTGAAATATCCTAAATTTGCGTCCCAGTACGTAGAAGATGAAATTACAGAACAAAGTTTACTTATTGTAAATGAGTCCAATAATAGAGCAAAATATTTGGATTATGGTGATCTTGTAGTTGCTGAAATGGACTATACAACATATCAATCTACCGTAACGGGTATTGATGTAGAGGGTAGAGTGGATGCTGCAATACAATATGTAACGAATGAGAATCTTCCAAAAATATATGCAGTTGCTGGACATGGCGAAACTTCTACAACAAGTACTATGACCTCCTTGTTATCAAAAGAGAATATTGAAATTTCAAGCATTAATACATTAACAAGTGAAGAAATTCCAGAAGATTGTGATGTTTTATTTATTAATCAGCCACAATCGGATTATACCGAGGAAGAAGTAGAACTTATTAAAAATTACTTCGAAAATGGTGGGGATGCAATTATTTCAGTAGATTATACTACATCGGAATTACCTAATTTTATATCCCTAATTAATTCCTATGGTGTAAACGTAGTAAAAGGAATCGTATTAGAAGGAGATGCTAATTATCGCCGTGGAAATTATGTGAATGAGTTAGTACCTGACATCTCAACACACTCATTTACAGAGGGAATAAAGAATAAAAAGTTTATTGTAGCTCCAGTTTCAACTGGACTTACCATTGCCCAGGATAAGGATGAAACAATTACAGTAACTCCAATTTTATCAACCTCTGATAAGGCTTACTCTAAAACTGACTATAATTCCACAACTTCTTCGAAAGAGAAAAACGATGTGGATGGTCCATTTTATTTAGGACTTGAAGTAAAAAAAGGTTCCGATGAGAATGAAATGAGACTAGCAATTTATTCTGGTAAATACATGTTTGATGATTCTTATTTATCAACCAATGTGTTTGGAAATCAAGATTTGTTAATTAACACAGTAAATGATTTAGCTGAACAAGAAAATACAGTAAGTATCCGTGTTACATCCCTATCGGATGAATCCTTAGTTATGACTTCTGCAGAGAAGAATAGAAATGGTGCAATTGTAACATTCATAATTCCACTTGCGTTTATTATTACTGGCGTTGGAGTAACGATTCAAAGGAGGCGTAAGTAA
- a CDS encoding single-stranded DNA-binding protein, with amino-acid sequence MTDKVFDNNQVSVAGEVISEFTFSHEVFGEGFYLLDVLVSRLSNSCDVIPVMVSERLIDVKTDYRGKFVEVSGQFRSYNRHEDSKNRLVLSVFAREIKISDEENEESKPNYIFLDGFVCKPPVYRKTPLGREIADILLAVNRPYGKSDYIPCICWGRNARFAESFVVGGHIQVWGRIQSREYQKKVNDNEFEKRVAYEVSVSKLEFINDEVE; translated from the coding sequence ATGACAGATAAAGTATTTGATAACAATCAAGTAAGTGTTGCAGGCGAGGTAATTAGTGAATTTACTTTTAGCCATGAGGTCTTTGGAGAGGGTTTTTATCTTTTGGATGTATTAGTAAGTCGTCTGAGTAATTCATGTGATGTTATTCCAGTCATGGTTTCAGAGAGACTTATTGATGTTAAGACGGATTACAGAGGAAAGTTCGTAGAAGTAAGCGGACAATTCCGTTCTTATAATCGTCATGAAGATAGCAAAAATCGATTGGTATTATCGGTATTTGCAAGAGAAATTAAGATTAGTGATGAGGAAAACGAAGAAAGTAAACCTAACTATATTTTCCTAGACGGTTTCGTATGTAAACCACCTGTGTATCGTAAAACGCCATTAGGCAGGGAAATCGCGGATATTTTACTTGCAGTAAATCGCCCATATGGTAAATCAGATTATATCCCATGCATCTGTTGGGGACGTAATGCTAGATTTGCTGAGAGCTTTGTTGTTGGTGGACATATCCAAGTGTGGGGAAGAATTCAAAGTCGTGAATATCAAAAGAAAGTAAATGATAACGAGTTTGAAAAAAGAGTTGCTTATGAAGTTTCAGTAAGCAAGTTAGAATTTATTAATGATGAAGTAGAATAG
- a CDS encoding ABC transporter permease — protein sequence MLAIYKKEIKAYFTSIVGYLFIAFFLAIIGLYHYLQNMYGESANFSYALYSISIFFVLLVPMITMRIMAEENKQKTDQLLLTSPISITKIIVGKYLAVISVFTVVMGITCIYPLVMANYGTVNFKMNYAAIFAFFLLGASYMAIGLFISAMTESQAFAAVVTFIVILLTYLATGIGSIMPTDNKTAWITFSVLYLIVTIITYVMMHNLTLSFFIGCIGEIAIAALYLLNPTLFDGSVVKVLGWFSMITRFDTFIYGNFDVAAVVYYISLIVLFIFLTIQTIKKRRWS from the coding sequence ATGTTAGCGATTTATAAAAAAGAAATAAAAGCCTACTTTACCTCTATTGTTGGGTATTTATTTATAGCATTCTTTTTAGCTATCATTGGATTATATCATTATCTACAGAATATGTACGGTGAGAGTGCTAACTTTAGCTATGCCTTATATAGTATTTCTATCTTTTTTGTATTGTTAGTACCAATGATTACAATGAGAATCATGGCAGAAGAGAATAAACAAAAAACGGACCAGTTGTTATTAACATCTCCGATTAGTATAACAAAGATTATCGTTGGAAAGTATCTTGCAGTAATTTCTGTATTTACAGTAGTTATGGGGATAACTTGTATCTATCCTTTAGTAATGGCTAACTATGGTACCGTTAATTTTAAAATGAATTATGCTGCGATATTTGCATTTTTTTTATTAGGTGCATCCTATATGGCAATTGGATTATTTATCTCCGCAATGACTGAAAGCCAAGCATTTGCAGCAGTTGTAACCTTTATTGTTATCCTGTTAACTTATTTAGCTACGGGAATTGGAAGTATTATGCCAACGGATAATAAAACTGCTTGGATTACATTTTCAGTTTTATATTTAATTGTAACCATTATTACATATGTAATGATGCACAACTTAACCTTATCATTTTTTATTGGATGTATAGGGGAGATCGCAATTGCTGCGCTCTATTTATTAAATCCGACCTTATTTGATGGTTCTGTAGTAAAAGTACTTGGTTGGTTTTCTATGATTACCCGCTTTGATACCTTTATTTATGGAAACTTTGATGTGGCTGCAGTTGTATATTATATCAGCTTAATCGTTTTGTTTATATTTTTAACCATTCAAACGATTAAGAAGAGAAGATGGAGCTAA